The genomic stretch GTATGGTAGTCATGTTACCGGTCTCTGCTTGCCGTCGTCGGACCTTGATTTTGTCATCTGTCTGCCGGCTGTCCACAAACGTGCACCCGCTGTTGCACCTGGTGCCTTGGAAGGTCGAAATGCCATCAACGAAACGTCTCAGAAGCTGCTGGCCCGAAAGTTGAAAAGTGAGTCATGGATTGATCCAAGATCGATGAAGCTTATTGAGAGGGCAGTCGTCCCAGTAATCACAGTGTCTACAAAGGATACAAAGGCGCGCACAATTCAACTTGATATTAGCTTCGATGGGCCCGGCCACCATGGGTTGCAAGCAATCGATATGGTGTCCGAAATCCTTGAAGAGCTGCCGATGCTAAGGCCTCTTGTCCTTATCCTCAAGCAATTTCTCCTCGACCGTGGCCTTCTGACAGCGTACACTGGCGGGCTATCCTCATATTGTTTGTTTTTAATGGTGGCACGGTACCTTCAGGAACAACAGACGTCTTGGGGCGACTGCGGATCTTTACTAATGGGATTTCTCGACTTTTACGGAAACTGCGTAAGTTCCGGCTGTCTACACTTGTTTTGAACACACACGTAGGTACGCTCATTCCCCTTTCACTTTGAACGGAATAGTTTGACCCTCGAACAACTGGTATAAGTGTACGTCATAGGCAGTACTTTCCCCGGCCAAACTATTCATCAGCTCGTATGCATTCCCCTGGAATGCCTGTCTGGAGTGTGTCACCACCTCCCGTTGTTGGGAGTCCGCCTTTGACTCAATTTTTGCGACGAAACAGTTTCAATGATAGAGGATCGAGTGACGGTATGCAAATGGAAAACTTTGCTAGACCACCGCGATACCAGCCAGCTCTATCAAATCGCTATACGACGCCCGAAATTCCTCATACAACAGACCATGCGGCCCACGAACACTCTATGCCGTATACCTTGGATCCCTTTCTTGTCGAAGATCCGCTTTCGCAAGGTAACAATGTCGGTCGAAATGCTTTTCGAATTTTCCAAGTGCGGAGAGCTTTTTCTGATGCACACCGAGCGCTGGTGGCGGCTCTCGAATGGGATATGCAGTCAGGAGGAGACTTTGGCCACAGCAGCCCTGAATATCCACTCCTCAAATGTCTGCTACAAAGTGAGGATGTAATATATGATATGTAATCGTTACGATGCAGAAATTACGCAGAAAAGCTATTTGCCATCCATCTCATTCACTAGTGCTTTAAACCCCGCAGTAGCACCTTTGCCGTCGGCCAATTTTTTCAGTTGTGCTTGATTCAACTTGGAAATAGCGCCTTTTCTTACAGCCAAAACTTTACAAAGAGCTGTAATAACGAAAGCCCCGCGATTGGATTGGGCAATCTCCATCAGTCGATCTTGGAAGGTTTCGAAAAAAGCTGACGCCAGCTTGGCCTCTGATTCTTTCGCGGAATCAGCCAATAAAAGATTCTTCACTGCCAAATGTCCATCTCTATCTTCAAAGAGGCGATAATTCTGgacatccttttcgtcgccTTTCGAGGAATCCTGATTCAATGCTGCTTGGCACGTTCCAACAATCGCTTCAACTACCGAGATCGGTCGATACGAGTGGTACACTTCTCGAAGTACAAGAGCTCCCGGCCGAGACCTGATCAACTCATTCGCACTTTTGGCGCACATCTCAATTAACGGCTCTCGAAGATACTTGATGAGttcttttcgtcgtattTCTGGCTCCTTCTTGCTTGTCAGAACTTCTTGACCATCGTCTATCACAGTCGGATTTTCGAAAAGTACCGAAAGCTCGTAGGGATCAAAAAACTTCTTCAATGTTTCCGGATCCGCAACAAGAAGCATTAAAAGAAGTTTGGAGCCGGTATCGGAAAGCGCCAGCTCCAAAAGTGGACAAGATAGTTCTTCGTCGGATTTATCGCTCGGTAAGAGCAGTTCGTTGAAAATGTTTTTGTGAATAGACACTGTATCATCCGTCAACTGAACCAAACGGATGATTGCTAGGTATGCATCGTGATGCAGTAGTCCTGACTTGGTGTAGCCTTTCAAGCTTTTCATGATGCGCTTCCGATCTTTAGCAGTGCCATAGGAAATCAAGGAAGCAACCACGCGAGTCCCAGCGCGACCAGATAAGAGATGAATTGAGTTGTCGGCCGCCGTGCCCGCCAAAATGCGAATCTCTCGCGGGTCGGCCACCTCGCAATACTCGGCAAACAGATCCTGAAAGTAAGTGAAACCGTAGAGAGTCTTTTCCATGCCTTTATTGATCAAGTTGCGTACAAATATGAGTgttgcttctttcttttccggCGCCTCAGCTATGTTCGTCGCCAACGTCGGCACAGCATCATTTCGTGGCAGGTCCAGCgcaaacaaagcaaaatGTGGCCCATAAAACTCTTGCTTGAGCACCGCACTTTGTTTTGGAGTCATTGTGCTGAAAATTGACTGTACAACCCGAGATCCGACGGCGTGCACAGCCAATCTAGGCATATGTCCTTTGAGTGCTTTGTTGATCAATTTCACGGAGGCTGGGTCGCTGTGACAATACTTGATCGCTTTCAAAGCGCAAAAGTGTGCGTATTGAGATTTACAGAGTTCCGCAAAGTTGTTTTGCTTCGCGCACAGTTCTTGTAATATTAGACGCCGTTCTTCAACCGTTCCGAACTGAATCGCGGCTTGAACGACACGCGCCGCGTCGTGCTGTAACGCGATTTCATTGGCCTTGCCCGTAATCAAGGGCATGAGCGTGTCCATATATTGACGGTTCTGTCCGGACGTGTTTGTTTTGAGACGCAGTTGATTCCAAATCCGCTTGGCGTCGTTCACAACGTCGGCGTGCTTGCGCTGGGACTGTCGCTCCTGCTTAACAGCACGTTTCGAACCCACTGTAGAAGGCGGCACTGTAGAGTGTTTGGCACCACTTCCTTTACTTTTCTTCGAGGGTTGCGAGGAAAACTTGCTGTCCCCATCCTTGCGCTTGCTTGTCACGTTACTAGAAGAGCTCTTGATCGCCATGACGGATCGTAAAGATAGGAACTCAATTCCTAAATAAAGGCCGGGCCCTATCAATGCAGATTTCGTATTTTACCGTAGAACAGCGTCAAAATGCTTCCAAGGAAAGGGATTACAATACGACGAAGCCAGAGTGAAAATGGTTGGTTTCCGAATACGTGATTCAAGTGCAAAGGCAGTCCTTACTGACGTCATCTCGAAACCGTGAAACGCCCGCACTGTGACATACGACACTGTCTATAAACTTGCAACATGTAGGATTACAAACAGGAAAAATGTGAGGATCCATCGTCGAGACATTTTCCCCATTTCTGCAAAAGGCAGCACCTGCTCTCGATGATCCTCTTCCTGAATCCTACACGAGGTGACTCGAATGCTCTTGTCGACGATGAAACTCGtattgcttcttccaaccTTCGTTCTCGGATTCCCCACAGAAAATTGCGTACCGAAAATGAGGTTGAGGAAAAATCGAAGTCCAGTTCTGTTGACTACGATAAGAGCCGAAGACTTCCGGATGGGCGTCAAAAGTCAATTATCTCCCCTGCACTTCCAATCTCCACTTGTTAGCCACCGTATGAGCTCTTTAAGTCTGAGATCCACGCTCCAAGAACGTTCTGACTCCGGTAACGACAAGGCACAGGAAACAAAAGCCTTTTTGCAACTATGTGAGTTACTTGATGTCAAACCTGCCGGTTTGCTTCGTTTGGAGCAATGCAAGAAGAGTGGTATTCGCGGTGTGTTTGCAAATCGATCGCTTTCGAAAGGTGATATGATTATGTCCATCTCGCTGAGTTTCTGTCTACGAGATAACCAGACCCCGTCCTGGATGATGGAAATAGCTGATGACCTAGGCGGCCTCTGCAATCCGAGCGCCTGGGCGACACGTTTGGCGGCAATTTTATTGGATCGGCAGCTCGACCGAGAACGGGATCACGCGACTGCTCTCTGGCTTTCCCTACTACCTGATCCTGATCACCTGCGCGCATCGTTACCCATTCATTGGTCAGAAAGCGTCCTCCTGAGTGCCCAATGCACTGCTTTAGAACTGGCCGTAGACACAGCCTTCTTCCCGCGTGCTCACGCGATCGAAGTCTTGTTGAAGGCCCTGAATTCGATCGACGACGCTATACATGCAATACAACACATGAACGAAGCTGCGAGACGGAGCTTGTGTGAGAATGCTTTGGATATTGTGCAGACTCGTACCTCTCGGCTTGGCGAGGACGACCGAGGTCTGCCCTTGCGTGTCTTGGCTCCAGTGTTTGACTTTATCAATCATCCCTCATGTGGTTCAGCCAATGCTTACTTCGCCTTGGAAGGTGGAGCCTCTCCACATCTTGTTGTACGTGCCACACGAGAAATCACGGATGATTCGGAAGTGTGTATTGACTATGGAGATTCCGCACGACCAGGGTGGAAGTGTTTGTCGTCGTATGGTTTTGTTCCGAATTACAAGTTGGGTGTCTCCGAGAAGAGGACGCCACACATCTGGCAGAGGTCTTGATAGAAGGGTCTCGGTATCAGGTCGGGCCGACGACTATCCCGGGGGACATGGTTGCCGCTTTGGCAAGAATACTGGATCCTTCTATTGATGAAAATGCACCACTTCAGCTGACGTCGACCCTTGCAATCGAATCGGCTCGGCGCCTTTCAGACGCGGCGTCTCAATTGATTGCCGAGCCAACTGATAGCTCTTCGTTGAACACTAGAAATATATACGATTGTGATGATGTTGAAGAAGTCTGTGTCGCGAACTCTGTTGCCTCGCAGCTTTCGGGCGAGCTCCGATTACATCAGCATAGAGTGCTTATGGCATGTTCGTTGGGACTACGTGACTTCGCCACTGCCAACAATGACACTTGAGATTCGACCATCAAAGCTGACATCGATTAAACGTAATAGATAGACTACGCCCTTATAAGCTTTCTCTCCAGAGAACTTCTCCACGTTAAAAACTTAAACTATATTAGAAGTACTTTGTTCCAAATACCTCTCTATCGTGCTGTTTCTTTCGCGTGCTACGAGTCGTAATTTCGACGGTACCGTCATCTCTTATATTAGGACGGTCCAGACGGTTAGCATACGGCGGTTCCAGCACGGCTTGCTGCGCTTCGGTCAAGTCATCATATATCGCATCGGGCCAACCGCCCCCTTCGTGCCCAAAGTAGGAGCGACCGTAGACGTTCGTAGCGGGCGAAAATCGGTACAAGCACACCCTGCGCTGTCGCTCTTCTGGCGTCCAAGCCATAGCTCCGTGTATGGTACCTTCGGAAAAGAGTACAACATCACCGGCTTTGGTTGCCGGTTGTCGGATGAACTCGTCGTATTTTTCGCCGTCCACCATTCCCTTGGGCATTTTAAAATTGGATTTGTGACTACCGGGAACAATGCAGAAACCGCCGTCACCGGGATTGTGATCCGTCAGCATGACGTTGCATCCGAGAAGGGAACTCCGAATCATTCCGTGGTGGTACGTATAGGCCAAATGTGGGTTGTATTCGCCCGACGTACAATCGATCGTTCCACCGTGAAGCTGGAAGCCCTCTGCGCCTTTGTCTTGAGCAATTACGAAAGGCAAATGGTCCATTCGATACCCTTTCCCGATAATACCATGGAATCTGGAATAAGAACATGTTTGCGAGTGAGGAAATAGGAGAAACGGGCAAAAGTGGTACATTACAGAGATTGCTATCTGCCCACGTCGATTTTACTGTAACGTACAGTGGCACGAGCCGAGGATGAGCGAGAATCGATTTGAAGAGCTTGGAGTCGGCTCCCCATTCCAAAACTTGACCCAAATCCTTACGGCCTGGACCGGACCCGTAAAGCTTTGTCCCTTTCACAGCATTGCGCAAGGCAGCATCGGACCGCTGGATCATCTCGCTTTCGTGCTTGTCAATCATAgcgttggcttcttccaccTGTTCAGGCGTGAGAACACCGCGAACAATTACATATCCATTCAAATCGAAAAGATAGCGTTCGTCTTCCGACATTTCCGTAGGGAAGGATGAGTCTCCGTTGACGGCGGACATGATGGATCGACGGAGAGAAAGCTGCGGTAGTGTTCGAACAGACAGTGCGAGTCGGAAGCGATTTGGCGAAAAGGCACGCGCTAAGGATGAAAGAGCCAGTACCATCCAAACGATCCAACGAAGCATCAATGAGTCGTAAGATAGACTAGGGTACAAGATGAACTAGTGCGATGCGAGTTCTTCCCGAGGCTTTGGGAACGTTTCGTTTCCATTCGGTTTTACTGTTATAATACACTACACATAACGCAGACAGAGTATGGTATGAGCATGCGAGCAAGAGCGCGTAGGCCATGCCAGTTTTGTGATTGCGACacgaaaaaaagaagaatgaGTCACCGTGTATTGCGTCACCCGGGACTATCGCAGCTCGTTTCGCGCTCGTTTttcctttcacagtcaactcgaTAACTATGAACCGCAAATACGTCTCTCGCTCTTTTGATTACCCGTATAAGACTACAGAGAATGTCAGCATCAATTCGAACCTCCAACGATGCCTCTTTTTCACTGCAGATCAGGAATAGAGGTAGGTACCGGAAGATgagattcactgtcagattggaaattccaaaaagcattgtcttcacagtcacctcGTCATGGTGATTTTGGTGATAGTCTCGTTAGCTCACCTCGGATGTCTGTGCGTGGGTATTGGGATAATCAATGACAACCCTACATATACCGAATTGGTCTCCGGTCATGTCACGAGACATAGTGTGCATTTGCACAGGAAACGATAATGTGAGCGTGAGAGGGCTTTTCCATTAGGTGCCATCCCGTTTTTCTCTTTGGTAGAGCCTCCGATCATCGGAAGCACATTCCTTGGTTTCCGCACGTATTCTGCATCGATTGGTttacaacaagaaaaaagggGAACCGGAGCGCGATGTTTTCCAATCGCGACACCCTAGGCTATGGATCCATCGAAGTTCGCCATCCAAGGGGGGATGAGGGCCACCACGAACTCGAAGTTGACGCTGATTCTCTTTCGGAGAAGTCGGTGGACAACCACAGAAACTCTCTAACGTCTACTCGCAGACTGCTCGGGATTGTCGGTGGGGTATGCCTTTTGTCCATAGTGTATTCGGTGGCAATTCGGGGCCATGGAAAAGTCACCAGTGGTGGCGTGCACTACGATGGGACAATGGTAGACGAACCTTTCTACTACAAGGAGCAGACTCTTGACCACTTTACCCCCAACAAAGACGAAGCCCCTTGGGCTCAACGATACTACCAAGACGACAAGTACTTCGCTGGTCCCGGTCATCCTATTTTTGTTATTATGGGAGGTGAAGATGCTGTCAACGGTATATTGTACCCATTTGTTTCCAAGCATCTGGCAAAGCGATTCCGCGCCCACACCCTTTGTCTCGAACACCGTTTCTACGGCAAATCTAAACCTCTAAAGCATCCCTCCACTGCCGATTTGCGACGTCTCTTGTCGCCAGCTCAGGCTTTGGCTGATGCAGTACAATTTATTGAATACAAACGGAAACAGCTGGGTTGCGGAAACAAGGGTACCAAGTCCTACTGCCCCGTCGTAACGGTCGGCGGATCATACCCAGGCTTTCTTTCAGCACTGTTGCGCATTGTGTATCCAGATGTGGTCGATATTGGTTACGCTAGCTCGGCACCCCTCCACCTGTATTCGCACCGTGTCAACAAAGCCGCATATTTTGAAAAGGTCACCCAAGTGGCTGAACAGGCCTCGCGAGGATGCGCGGGGGCCGTTAAAAATGCCTTGATGGACGTGACCGAGAAGCTTCTGGCGTCCAAGCGCTCGGTTGCGGAAGTGGCTTTCGATCTTGGCGTCTGCGTAGCAACAGTACCAGACTACATCATGGACAACGAAatttttcaacaagaaaTTATGATGGTGGTTTCAACGCACTTCGCGGAATACAATATGGGATACTACCCTCCCGGGCCTGACCAGGATTTGGTGCAAGGCTGTCTTATCTTCCAAGATACTAAATCGTCATCCGAGCAGAAAGTCAGCAACTTTTTGCGGCTGCGAGAAGATTTCGATGAATGCTTTGATATGCAAACGGAATTGCCACCAGGTCCCAATGGTACCATTTCAGCATCTGACTGGTCAGGTGTTGGGGATGGCCATTCCGGTTACATGTGGGACTTTCAATCGTGTACTCTCTTGCCTGAATGTGGTATGTCGGATGCTAGTATGTTCCCGCCTCGGCCATGGACGATCGAATGGGAAACCCAGCACTGCCAAGTTCGCTTCGGGGTAGAACCGAACTTGCGCCAACTAGTGGACGAGTTTGGCTTTGCAGATTTGTCCAATGTTACTCACCTTCTTTTCACTAACGGAATCAATGATGGATGGAGCGTTGCCTCTATCTTGACAGACTTGTCAGAATCTGTCAAGGCAATCAATTTTGTAAACGGTGCTCACCACAGCGATTTGAGCCATGTGGACCTTTCGGAACACGACACGGAAGATATAAAGGCCGGACATGCTGCTATCAGCGACTTACTACATGATTGGCTCAATAGTGTGTGAAGAATTTTAGAAATAGAGAAAGGTATTTTGGAAAGTTGCTTTACTAAGCCATCcgcctccttttccttgacCGGTCACCAATCGTAGCGATCAACCTGTGGTCGCGATTGCACACCTCCGGTTTCTGCAGAATCATGTAGAAAATGGCATCAATATCATAGCCAACAAGAGAAATAAGATCGATCCAGTCGTCATGGCTATAGTTTGAATCGTTTTGTATACGCTGTCGACCTGCACGATTCATTCGAGCGAAAGATTCAATCTTGGCGGCGACCGTTctcttgttgaaaaagaaacttGCACAAGACTCCTCGTAAAGACGATCTTGATTTTCTTGCTCGAAACCCGGTAAAGCCATGCCCTCTTCCAAATTGAactcgacgatgacgaacTGCTTTTGCATTAGTTCTAGCAGATGTAGAAAGCCATTTTCGCTAGTCTGCCAATTTTGTTGGATATCGATCTTTTTAAGAACCAAATTCCAGCGTAACTCTTCGGACAGAATTTTTAAATGGCTGTCGATCATCCCTGTATTGATCAGAGTCAGCTGCTCCAAGCTCGTTGATCGACAAAGCACTTGAAGATCTTCTGGTGTCACTTTGGGCTCCGATGTGAAAGACGAAAGCTGCAGATTTAAAATCCGAAGCCGTTTCTGTCCAATCAAAGCCTGAATTAATGACGAGAGCTTATTGGAACCAGGA from Phaeodactylum tricornutum CCAP 1055/1 chromosome 12, whole genome shotgun sequence encodes the following:
- a CDS encoding predicted protein; translated protein: MFSNRDTLGYGSIEVRHPRGDEGHHELEVDADSLSEKSVDNHRNSLTSTRRLLGIVGGVCLLSIVYSVAIRGHGKVTSGGVHYDGTMVDEPFYYKEQTLDHFTPNKDEAPWAQRYYQDDKYFAGPGHPIFVIMGGEDAVNGILYPFVSKHLAKRFRAHTLCLEHRFYGKSKPLKHPSTADLRRLLSPAQALADAVQFIEYKRKQLGCGNKGTKSYCPVVTVGGSYPGFLSALLRIVYPDVVDIGYASSAPLHLYSHRVNKAAYFEKVTQVAEQASRGCAGAVKNALMDVTEKLLASKRSVAEVAFDLGVCVATVPDYIMDNEIFQQEIMMVVSTHFAEYNMGYYPPGPDQDLVQGCLIFQDTKSSSEQKVSNFLRLREDFDECFDMQTELPPGPNGTISASDWSGVGDGHSGYMWDFQSCTLLPECGMSDASMFPPRPWTIEWETQHCQVRFGVEPNLRQLVDEFGFADLSNVTHLLFTNGINDGWSVASILTDLSESVKAINFVNGAHHSDLSHVDLSEHDTEDIKAGHAAISDLLHDWLNSV
- a CDS encoding predicted protein is translated as MAIKSSSSNVTSKRKDGDSKFSSQPSKKSKGSGAKHSTVPPSTVGSKRAVKQERQSQRKHADVVNDAKRIWNQLRLKTNTSGQNRQYMDTLMPLITGKANEIALQHDAARVVQAAIQFGTVEERRLILQELCAKQNNFAELCKSQYAHFCALKAIKYCHSDPASVKLINKALKGHMPRLAVHAVGSRVVQSIFSTMTPKQSAVLKQEFYGPHFALFALDLPRNDAVPTLATNIAEAPEKKEATLIFVRNLINKGMEKTLYGFTYFQDLFAEYCEVADPREIRILAGTAADNSIHLLSGRAGTRVVASLISYGTAKDRKRIMKSLKGYTKSGLLHHDAYLAIIRLVQLTDDTVSIHKNIFNELLLPSDKSDEELSCPLLELALSDTGSKLLLMLLVADPETLKKFFDPYELSVLFENPTVIDDGQEVLTSKKEPEIRRKELIKYLREPLIEMCAKSANELIRSRPGALVLREVYHSYRPISVVEAIVGTCQAALNQDSSKGDEKDVQNYRLFEDRDGHLAVKNLLLADSAKESEAKLASAFFETFQDRLMEIAQSNRGAFVITALCKVLAVRKGAISKLNQAQLKKLADGKGATAGFKALVNEMDGK
- a CDS encoding predicted protein; the protein is MLLSTMKLVLLLPTFVLGFPTENCVPKMRLRKNRSPVLLTTIRAEDFRMGVKSQLSPLHFQSPLVSHRMSSLSLRSTLQERSDSGNDKAQETKAFLQLCELLDVKPAGLLRLEQCKKSGIRGVFANRSLSKGDMIMSISLSFCLRDNQTPSWMMEIADDLGGLCNPSAWATRLAAILLDRQLDRERDHATALWLSLLPDPDHLRASLPIHWSESVLLSAQCTALELAVDTAFFPRAHAIEVLLKALNSIDDAIHAIQHMNEAARRSLCENALDIVQTRTSRLGEDDRGLPLRVLAPVFDFINHPSCGSANAYFALEGGASPHLVVRATREITDDSEVVEVFVVVWFCSELQVGCLREEDATHLAEVLIEGSRYQVGPTTIPGDMVAALARILDPSIDENAPLQLTSTLAIESARRLSDAASQLIAEPTDSSSLNTRNIYDCDDVEEVCVANSVASQLSGELRLHQHRVLMACSLGLRDFATANNDT
- a CDS encoding predicted protein; protein product: MERFCSSNVPLADALQLLSKNDPCVRDLHLDCSWSLEDDAMLKIVEAISIHSKRYPKDSVVRSISTEIPRSIARVVLFCSAICRLPHVEAVTIRRRSGIASKYLGHYVLYHILEPFERMVHRLQRLEVYDPIQYLSSSTDSSTEVEKINSFILAAVNLEIFALTRIYAPGSNKLSSLIQALIGQKRLRILNLQLSSFTSEPKVTPEDLQVLCRSTSLEQLTLINTGMIDSHLKILSEELRWNLVLKKIDIQQNWQTSENGFLHLLELMQKQFVIVEFNLEEGMALPGFEQENQDRLYEESCASFFFNKRTVAAKIESFARMNRAGRQRIQNDSNYSHDDWIDLISLVGYDIDAIFYMILQKPEVCNRDHRLIATIGDRSRKRRRMA
- a CDS encoding predicted protein, with the protein product MSAVNGDSSFPTEMSEDERYLFDLNGYVIVRGVLTPEQVEEANAMIDKHESEMIQRSDAALRNAVKGTKLYGSGPGRKDLGQVLEWGADSKLFKSILAHPRLVPLFHGIIGKGYRMDHLPFVIAQDKGAEGFQLHGGTIDCTSGEYNPHLAYTYHHGMIRSSLLGCNVMLTDHNPGDGGFCIVPGSHKSNFKMPKGMVDGEKYDEFIRQPATKAGDVVLFSEGTIHGAMAWTPEERQRRVCLYRFSPATNVYGRSYFGHEGGGWPDAIYDDLTEAQQAVLEPPYANRLDRPNIRDDGTHAKETAR